Genomic window (Corynebacterium simulans):
GATTGTGGATCGCATCGAGGGCAAGGCTGAGGCTGTCGAGACCGTCGTCGGCCACACCGCTCGCGCTGAGGACATCGACATCGAGGGCCTCGACTTCGATATCCAAGATGTCCGCGAGGCACTGTCCGTCAACGCTTCCGACTGGGCTGGAGACATGGAAGACAATACCGAGTGGCTGCACTTCCTGGGCTCCCGCGTTCCTTCCGAGGTGTGGGACGAGTTTAATGCTTTGAAGTCCCGCGTGGAAAACGCCTAATCTTCTTACTTCCCGCGATTGGCTAACTCTAAAACAGTTAGCTGATTGCTGAAGAGGCTGACGTCAGGCTGTTTGGGCCTCTAGGGTCTGGTTCCGATCGTGCATCGGAGCCAGACCCTTTGTGTTATTTCGGGCAAATGGTAGGTCAAACAATGGTGCAGCTGTAGTTATTTTTACCCACGACGAACGTGTTCGGAAACAATGTTTCCGAACGTTTGAATTGGATACATTTTGCGGGGAATCGGGTTCAGCGGCGTAGCACGAGGACGAGGTTTGAGGTAAGGAACTCGCGCAGGACGGGCACCCGCGTGACCCACCACGCCCAGCTGGGGTGGTAGCGCGGGAACGTCGCTACTAGCGTCGAACTATCCACTGAGGCGCCGCCAGGTGCGGCGCCACTGCTGGTGATAGCTTCCGCCCACTTAAGGCCCTCGCGGGCAGAGACCGCGAAAAGCGAAGTGCCGAAGACGTTCTTCGGCAGGTGGCCGTGGCGGCGGGTATAGCGATCGCGGGCGAAGGCGCCGCCGACGTAGTGCTCCCACAGGCCGGTCTCATGCCCGCCGAAGGGGCCCAGCCACACGGTGTAGCTGAGCACAACCAATCCGCCGGGCTTGGTCACGCGCAACATCTCTTCTCCCATATCCCACGGATGCGGGATATGTTCGGCCACGTTGGAGGAGTAGGTGATGTCGAAGGTATCTGCAGCAAAGGGCAGCTGCGTGCCATCTCCGCGCACCGCGTTGGTCAGCTGGATTCCCGCGGCCGACATCTCGCCCGCATCGGGCTCAACGCCAAAGTAGCGCGCCCCGCGGCGGGCGAAGGCCTCTGCGAAATAGCCCGGGCCGCCGCCTACGTCGAGAACGCGCGCGCCGGCGAGTTGGGTGCCGACGTCGTGGCAAAGGGCGTCGATGAGCAGTGCAGTGTCTTCGGCCAGACCGCCGTAGAAAATTTCCGGCGCAGTCTGCTCAAAGCGGAAAGAACGTAGCAGGCGCCACGAACGCGCGAGCGTGGCCAAGGCACGGGTTTGTTTCATAACCCACTAGGCTAGTAGTTCGACATGAAGATTCTTTTACTGTGCTGGCGTGATTCCACCCACCCGCAGGGCGGTGGCTCGGAACGCTATCTGGAGCGCGTCGGGGAGTATCTGGCGGCGCAAGGCCACGAGGTGGTCTTCCGCACCGCGCGGCACATGAATGCTGCAAAGCGTGAGCATCGCGAAGGCTTTTTATATTCTCGCGGCGGTGCCAAGTTCAGCGTGTATCCGCGCGCGTGGCTAGCCATTTTGGCCGGGCGCTTGGGGCTTGGCGACGCCAAGAACATCGATGTCATCGTCGATACCCAGAACGGCATTCCTTTCTTCGCCAAACTGGTCTCGAAAGCGCCAACTGTTTTGCTCACCCATCATTGTCATCGCGAACAATGGCCGGTTGCGGGCCCGCTCTTGGCGCGTTTGGGATGGTTCTTGGAGTCGAAGGTTGCGCCAAGTGTCTACCGCAATAGCCCTTATGTAACGGTCTCGCAGGCTTCGAAGCAGGATTTGGAAGAGCTGGGAATTAAAGGCGCGCACATCATCGAAAATGGTGTCGACCCACTGCCAGAACATGTGCCGACCCTGCAACGCGAGACGGCCATCCATCTGGTGACGCTCTCGCGGTTGGTTCCGCACAAGCAGATTGAACATGCGATGGACACGGTGGCAAAGATGCCTGGCGCGGTCCTCGACGTCATCGGTTCCGGCTGGTGGGAAGCGCAGCTGCGTGAGTACGCCGAGCGCATTGGAGTGGCCTCGCGGGTTCGCTTCCGCGGGCAGGTTACCGAGGACTATAAGCACGCTTTGCTTGCGCTTGCCGACGTCCACCTCATGCCCTCGCGCAAAGAAGGCTGGGGGCTGGCAGTGATGGAGGCCGCGCAGCACGGTGTGCCGACGGTGGGCTATTCCTTCGGGCTGCGCGATAGCGTCATCCCGGGCCAGACTGGCGTGCTGGTCGATACCGAGGAAGAGTTTGTGCGGGCAGTCCGCGAGCTTGTTGCGGATGCGAATTTACGCCGTCAGTTGGGCGAGAATGCCCGTGAGCTGGCAGCACACTACTCCTGGGAGAAGACGGGGCGCGCTTTTGAGAAGTTGCTAACGCAGACCGCTCGTGCGACGGCGGGTAGCCAGAAGGCCCGGACGGACTAGCAGCCAGAGCACTAAGCAGGCCAGCGGGCTGGCCACCCAGGCGGCGGTAAGAGCCCACGGAACCTTGGGCGCGGGGGCGGGTGGCTCGGCGACGATGCGGCCGTCAACAACCACCGCGCCCACGCCGAGTTGGGCGAGCTTATCTAAGTCCTGGTCCTGCCAAGCTTGCAGCGCCGCGCGGTAGGCGGGCTGGGCTTGGTCGACCACAACGCCGTCGACGCGCAGTTCGCCGGATTCCAGTTTGTTCACGGCCTTCGAATACGGGTCGACTGCGGTGGTGCCGTCGGACAAAGTGACGAGGGAGGGGCGTTGCGGGAAGAGTGCTAGCCGGCCGTCTAGCTCTTCGACGAGCTGGTGATCAATGCCGCTGGGGCGTGGCGTGAGGACAGCTAGCTCGCGTGGAGTGTCGGGAGCCTGAAGCAGGCAGGCGAGGAGTGCCAAGGCCGCGGGGAGGTTAGGCAGGGCGCCGATACCGGCGACGTAGAGGGGTAGGGCAAGTAGCGTTAGCTTGGAGGCGTCGCGAAGCAGGCCCGCGCCGGGGACCGTTTCAATCAGCCACGCCAGTGCGCCGGGGCAAGCCCAGGAAATAAGCGCGCTGCCGAGGCCTACGGCGGCGAGGAGGAGCAGGGGGCGTCGGCAAGCGGGGGCGAGGCGGCGGGCGCCGAGCAGCGCAACAGCTGCAACCACGAGCCCTGCGAGCGCAAAGCCGTGGTGGCGGGAGTCGGGAACGGCGTCGGCGCTCCAGATGCCGCTGAGACCAAGGAGAGCGCCGACGGTGCCCACGCCAGCTTCCGCGCGAGGCGCGAATGCAGCCACCTGCGCGGCAGCCGGACCGGGAACTGCGTTGTTGGTAATCGCCGGCACCAGCCACGGCAGGCACAGCGCCACGCCACCCGCGGCGAGCTTGAAACGGCCAGTAACAAGGGCGATTAGCACGCCGAATACGCCGCCGGTGGGAGTAAGGGAACTTGCCCACAGACTCAGCCACGCGGGAATCGCGCGCTTGTGCAGGCACGCCCATGCAAGAACTGGCGCGAGCCATCCCGCAATCGCAAGGGACCAGTGCCCCAGGAGCAGGCGCTCGACGATGAAAGGATTGGCCACCGCACAAGCCATCGCAGCGGCGGCGGAAAGCGAAGTGCGGGCCCACTTCGCGGCAACGTATGCGCTAGCACTTGCAGAAGCGGTGACGAGCACGCGTGCGAACCAATCACCGCCCAGCAAAGCTAACGCGCCGTCCTGGGGCGCATTACGCGCGGGCAGCGAACCCAGCCCAAAGTTGGAGGCGGTAAAACCGGGGTTGTGGAGTAGAACCATATCGCGCCAGACCAACTCGCCGGGCAGGAAAAACGGCCAGCACACTGCCACCACGAGCAGGGCGCCCCACAGCCCTAGGCCCCAGCGCGCGGACCTGCGGCGCGCGGATCTGCGGCGCGCGGGTTTAGGCGCCGACACGGTGGCGGCGCATGTACATAAAGGCGGCATAGGCCAGCAAGATAACGCCGATGACCTTGCCTAACCAGCCGACGATGCTGAGAATCTTCACGTTGTTGATGGTCGTGCGCACCGTGTCCAAACGTTCCTTCTTGGTGGCATCGGACCAGTTCAAGTTGGCCTGGAAGAGGGAGCGGTCGGCAGTGTCGTCCTCGGCAACCATCTTCTTCGCCTGGTCCTGGTCGGTGGCGAGGAAAATCTTTATGTCCTCATGAGCATCGACGATGGTGCCGGTGGTTGGTTCTACCCAGACGTCACGCGTGACCGTGTAGAAAGGCTCGAGGCTGACGTGCTCGGTGGGGTCCAGCCCGAAGCGGCGCAGCGACTCCTCATCGAACATCGCCTGCGCCGGGCCGGAGCGCTGTAGCTTCTCTGGGCTCGTGCGTGTGGCTTTCTCATCGGGGGTTTGCTGCTGCAAGACACCCAGCGAATAGGCCAAGGCAACCGGCTCAATTTCCTGGTGGAAGATGTAGGTCGGAATCGTCTCGCGCTTTTCGGTGCCGGTGAAGTCGATGGGCGCTGTGGTCTGCGTCATCGGATCGAAATACGGGTAGCTGCGCTGTTCCGCCTTAGCCGGGAAGAAGTAGCTGATGCCATCGCGCGAAAAGTCGTGGCCTGCCGCAGAGATATTCAGCGGGGCGATATCAACCTGCTGTGAGCTATTGGGCCCTGCTACCGGATAAGCTGATTCGCGGTTGAGCAGAGAGTTTTCCTTGATCTCCGCGATAGTCTGGCCATTCGAGGTGACCTGGAGGAGGGAATCGGCGGAAGCCACGGCGTCGTCGGCAGTAGGCGAGGTGCGGGTGGTGCGTTTGAGCGAAACGTCTCGTTCCTCTGCATAGCAATAGAGTGGAGCATCCTTGGCATCGCAGTCAGGGTTGCCATGGGTATCCGCTGGCTTCTTGTGTTGCACAGCGCGGCTGACGTTGATTGCTGGGCCCTGGGTAGGAGCGGTGTCGATGGTGAAGTTTAAGTCATCTGGCAGCGGCCGGGCTTGATTGTTGTACAACGGCGGCAGCACAGAACCGAGGAGCAAAAAGACGATTGCGGCGACGATCACCTTCGTCATCCGCGAGCTCCAGTTAATCAGCCGCTTCATTACAGTAGAGTTCCAATCAGTTTACGTGCGCCGTGCATTATGAGGAGGAAGGAAAATTAGTGTGGCTTCCCATTCTTCCTTAAAGAGCCTACCCCGCCATATTTCTGAGTTGGATGGTATGCGAGGCTGCGCTGCTTTGGGAATTGTGGTCACGCATGTCTCCTTTCAAACGGGCACCGGTTGGGGGATTGCGGAGCGTTTCGATTACTTCGTTTCGGTGTTCTTTGCGCTGAGCGCTTTCCTGCTGTGGCGCCGGCGCGCCCTGCACAGCCCGCGGGATTATGCGTGGTCCCGCGTGGGACGCCTGGCGCCTGCGTATCTGGTGTGCGTGGTGCTGGTATTCGCACTGCTTCCCGACGCCCATTCCGCCACCGCTACCCAGCTATTCAGCAACCTAACGGGCACGCAGATTTATGTAGTCGACGGTCTGGCGCCGGGGCTTACGCAACTGTGGTCGCTGTGTGTGGAGTTCGCGTTTTATCTGGTGCTGCCGCTGCTGGCGGCGGTGATGCGCGGATGGTCGCGGCGGCGCAGGGCGTGGGCCATTGCCGTGGCGGCGGTACTGAGCTGGGGCTGGGGGTTTGTTCCCTTCGTGGCTGATTACGCCAAGGGGGACGTGAATTCGCAGATTTGGCCGCCGGCGTATGCCTCGTGGTTTGCAGTCGGGATGCTGCTGGCTGAAGCAGAAACTGCGCGCGGGCAGTTTCCTGGGTGGCTAAAACGTGCGCTGCGGATGCGGTGGGCGTGGTGGCTGGCGGCGTGTGGCTGCCTGTGGCTGGCTAGCCGCGAGTGGTTTGGCCCGCGGGGTTTGGCGCATCCGGAGCCAGGTGAGTTCGCGCGACGCATCATGGTGGGCGCGGTCTTTGCGGTGTGCGTGATGGCGCCTGTGGCTTTGGCCCCACGGAAGTCTTCGTTGCTGAGCAACCAGTGGGGGCAGGCTTTGGGGCGTTGGTCCTACTCGCTGTTTTTGTGGCACGTTGCGGTGTTGTCGGTGGTCTTTCCCTTGCTGGGAGTGCCGTTGTTTTCGGGCAAGGTCGTGGACTTCTGCGTGGTCTTCGCGGTGACGGTGGCGGGCAGCCTGCTGGTCTCGGCCGTTAGCTACGCCGTGGTGGAAGAACCCGGAAGGCGGTTGGTTGGTCAGTTCGCGCGGCGGCTGGGCCACAGGACGCAGGCTAGCGAGGCAGCGCACAAGCAGGTCACGAGGACCGAATCGCCGGCATAGCTGCCGCTGGCCCACGGCGCGCGGGCAAGCATGGTCCCAGCCGCCGCCGTCAGGGCGGCGGCTAAAGGAGCAGCGCTTAGCGACGTCCATCTCAACACCACCCACGCAGCTACACCCGCGAGTACGGCGGGCAGGCCGAGCAGGCTGAGCGTACCCAGGCCGCATACTGCAGCGAGAATGTGGGCGCCGCGGCCATCGTCTGGCTGCCACGGCGCGGTGGGGCGGCGGCGAAGAGAAAGCAGGCAGCCGGCCACGGTCAGCAGGGCCAGCGCGCCGCCTAAGCCAAGCGCGGCCTTATAGGTACGCGCCGCGGCAAAGCTCATGCGGAAGCTACCGCTTCTGCCTGCGGGAATAACAAAAGCCTGGAGGGAAGCGTTGATCTCTCGCGGCGCGAGGTCGATGCTGCCGGCCTCCGAATCGAGGTGGCCCTGCAGGCCGGGGTTAAACGCATTGCCGGTGATAAGCAGCCGGTCCTGCCCCGTGGCTTCGATGGTGCCGGAGGTTCGTTTGCTGGCGGCGGCCGGTGACCAGCCCACCTCGCGCAGGCTGATCCATCCGCCGGTGCTGCGCACGCGGTGGGTGCCGGAGCGGAGGGTGAGGTGCGCACCGGGGTTATAACGCACACCGTCGATAAGCACGGGCTTGCGGGCGTCCAGCTCCAACCGCATGGTGCGGGGCACCGTGAAGTCACGGATGAGGATACGGGTGTCCTGGGCTAGCTGCTGGAAGAAGAACTGGTGGACGTCCGGGGAAGTCGCCGGAACGGTGACCACGCGCTCGATGGGGGAGCCCACGACCTGCGCGTTGGCGATGCCCACGCGCTCGGAAAGATCGATGCGGATGCTGCGGGTATCCCCACCCGGCACGCGCACTTCTCGGGAGCGGTAGGGCTTGAGCTTAACCTTGACCTTCGCGCTTCCCGAGCGCACGGTGACCTCGGTGTGGGCAGTGGCCATGAGCTTGACCACCGGCGCGTGCCACGCCGGCGTATTCGGGTCCTTGTTTAGCTCCAGCCAGCCGGTATCGCCGGGGGCGGGCCACCAGGCGGTGGAATTTTCGCCGTCAACAGCAGCGGTGCGCGAGCGCGCGGGATTGGCGCCGCCGAAGGCATCGGCGTCGGCAGCCGAGGAAGAAGCGCGGACTGTGCCGCCGTGCGAAACCACCTTTGTCAGCGGCCCGGCGGAGGGGTAGTCGCGCAGGCGGTTATTCACCGTCGAGGGATCTCCCTCGGCCAAAGGCGCGGAGATGGGCCCGTCGAGGGTGCCGTAGTTGCGGTCGGTCAGCGTGGGCGTATCGGTGACGATGTCGGCGTCACGATCGACGAGCTCGTAGGCAGGAGCCGAACCGTCACCATGGGCATCCAGGAAGGCCAGGGACTCCCCGCCGCCGGCCACGCGGACGGGATTGGCGGAGGTCAGTGTGCCTACGGCGTCGTCGGCAGGCGGGAGGATGATGACCTCCACCTCGTCATCAGGGCCGAAGGAGTGGACCTGCCCGCCGTAGGAGGAAGCATCGCGCCAGGCCGCCAGCGGGGAGTCATCGCGGCCGTTCGCGCCTTCTGTAGACGCTAAGTCGTGGCGCAGCAGCACCGCACCGATGCCGAGGCGGCGCAGCGCGGCGCTACCGGTGGCGGGATCTTCGTGGAGGGCTGCCACCACGCCGTCGAGTCCGCGAATGGCCTCGGGTGGGACGAGGGGGATGGCGTCGCGGACGGCCCACGGGACGTCGAGAAGCGGCTGTGCCGGCTCATCGCGTGTCCAACCCCAGTTTTGGCGTGCGAAAGAAGCCTCGGGGAACAGCAGCGTGCGCGTGCCCTGGGCATGGGTGTTGAGGAAGTCCGCAGCCTCGTGCCAGTACTCCGGGACCTTTTCGTAGGCGCCCTTGGGAAGCAGGCGCCCAGTCCACGCGGGCGAGAAGGACGCGCAAGCAATGGCGGCCACCAGCACCGCCACCGCTTGGCGACGCCCCGGCCGCAACCACTCGTCCCGCACCCGCGGCAGGGGCAGGGCGGAGGTTGCCGCGGCGAAACCGAGCAGCAGGGGGATGCGCACGAGCGGATCGAACTTGTGGAGGTTTCTTAGCGCGGCGAGCGGGCCGTCGAGCGCGTGGAGATACCAGGCGGCGTGGGTGCCGAGGATAGCGATGCCCACGCAGGCCATGACCGGCCAGACTCGTGGCAGTCGTGCTAGGCCGTAGAGGCCAATTGCTGCCACCGTCATGGTGACCAGCCCGAAGAAAGGCTGGGTGGCCAGTGCATATCCGGCTACGCGCTCCGTGTCGACGAAGGGTGCCCAGCTGGTGGTGCCGCGGAGAATTTCCGGCAGGTTTAGCCAGCGGGTGGTGACATAGGAAGACTCGATGAACTCAGTAAACGGCGGGGCGTAGCGCCCCAGCACCAAAAGCGGCACTATCCACCACAGAGAAACCGCTGCGCAGCCAGCCAGCCACACAAGGCCGGGACGCCAGGCTCGGCGGTACAAAAGCACCACCGCTGCCGGAACACACGCCGCGAGGGTAGCGGTGGCATTGACCGCGCCCATCGCTGCCACCGGCAAAACTGCTGCCGCAGCGCAGCGCCACGTTAGCTCCCGGCGCAAGAAGGGCAGGATGACCCACGGCGCCAGCATGACCGGCCAGGTCTCCGAGGAAATTGCGCCTATCGTAGTCAGCGCGCGGGGCGAAAGCGCGTACAGCAGCGCCGCAAGAAAAGGCCAGACGGGCGAAATCTCCCGCCTAATGCCCTCCCTCCTAAGGCCTCTGAACTGCGGAGGAAGAGACGCATAAATCAGCCGGTGGAAGCCCCAAAAGCCCACGCCTAGGACGAGTAACCACCACAAGCGCTGAGCTACCCAATCCGGCAGCGGCGAGGTAAGAAGAAAAAACGGGCCCTGCGGGAAAAGATAACCATAAGCCTGGTTCTGTAACTGGCCGAGCGTAAAGACCTCGGTATAGGCGCTGGTCGCCCCGCGTAGAAAGCCTAGGGGGTTAGCGGTGAGATCGTGCTTGGTATCCGCCGCAACCAAGCCAAAGGGCTGGGTAAATACGAAAACAGCGAGAGCTAAAAGCCCGCCTATGCGCCAGCGGGACTGCGCATTCATTAGTTCCTAGAGCCGTACTCCGGGCCGCCCATTACGGCATCAGAAGCGGAAACTGCACCGTCCGACGGAACTGCATCAGCATTAGAAAACTGCGCGATGCCGATGATGGTGATGACGCCGAGGGCGATGCCCACGACGGTGCTGCCCACGGCGGGGCCGAGGGTGCGCTTGTTGAGGGAGTCCGTCTCGAGTGCCATAAACCCACATCCTAGCAGCTACCTGCTAGAAATTTAGCTATCTTCTTCCTCCGCGTCGTCGTCCAACTCGGGCGGAACAATAAAGACCGGAAGGCCAGCGTTACGCACGATGTGCTCGGCCGTGGAGTTGGTCCACCAGCCGCGGAAGCCACTGAGAGCGCGGGTGCCGGTGACGATGATATCGACGTCGAGTTCTTGCGCGGCGTCGACAATAGCGGAGGCAATCGTGGTCACCGACTCCACCAAGTGGGCGCGGCCGGAAAGGCCCAGGTTTTCTGCAACCTCGACTCCTTGCCTACAAATCCGCAGCGCTTCCTCATAGGCCGGATCATCTTCCACCGCTTCCGGCGCCACCGTGGACTGGTGCATGCCAGTACGGCTGACCGCACGCGCTGCCTGACGGGCCATCGGCTCCCACGCCGTCAAAATCTCGACGTGGCGCGGGCGCAGCAGGCGGGCTGCGTGCTCCATCGCGCGGGCTGCCCGAGTGGAGCCGTCGTAAGCAATTAACATCGTCTCACCGTTACTCATGGATGCCATACTAACCCCCTCCGCGGGCATATCGCTGGGAATCGTGCACACTGGAAGACATGGAACTTTCCCCGTCCCCGATGTTCTCGGCCCGCACTGCGGCTACCGCTGTCCTCACGCTTGGGCTTGGTTTTGGCCTGGCTTCCTGCGATAGCGAGCAGCCGGAAAGTACGCAGGAGCCCGCGGCGTCGAGCTCGGCGCCTGGTGCGGCGTCGGCAAGCGCGGCACCGAGTACAACCCCCAGCGAGGAAGTGCCTGTGCCCGTGGACCGCCGCCAGCTGGCCGCATCGGTGCTCATGCCGCCCGCGGTGAACTACGACGACGCGCTGGCCAAACTGCAGGCCGGCGCCGGCGGAATCTTCATCCCCAGCTGGGCAGACCCGGCGCTGCTCAGCGAGCCAGGACGCGACATTAACGCCCTGCGTGCGGCAGTGGGCCGCGATTTCCAAGTCTCCATTGATTTCGAAGGCGGGCGTGTACAGCGCTTTTCCGAAATCCTCGGCGAGCATCCCGCGCCTGCGCAGATGGCCGCCGAGCATAGCCCAGAAGAGGTCGAGCAGATGGGGGCCGAGATCGGGCGCGTGCTGAAAGAACACGGCATCAACGTGGACTTCGCGCCGGTTCTCGACGTCGATGGTGGCGAACTCGAAGTAGTAGGCGACCGTTCCTTTTCCACCGACCCCAAGCAGGCCGGCGAGTACGGCGCGGCTTTTGCCCGCGGCCTGGAATCGGCGGGAGTAAAGGCTGTGTTCAAGCACTTCCCAGGTCACGGCCGCGCTTCCGGTGACACCCATCTCGGCGAGGCTGTGACTCCGCCGCTGGAGGAGCTTTACGGCCACGAGTTTGTGCCTTTCCAGGAGGCGATCCCGGCGGCTCCTGCGGCGGGACTCATGATGGGGCACCTCGTTGTGCCGGGGCTGGGCGACGGGCAAACCCCCGCCTCCATCAATCCCGCGGCATACCAGCTTGCGCGCGAGCAGCTGCACTATGGCGGGCCTATCTACACCGATGACATCGGCGGCATGGCCTCTATCGCAGACACCATGAACGTCCCGCAGGCGGTGGTGGCTGCGCTGGCTAGCGGCGCGGATATGCCACTGTGGTCCACGGATGCTGAATTCCCCGCGGCTGTCGATGCGGTGGCCGCAGCACTCGATGACGGCACGCTCACCGATGTGCAGCTGCAAGCCTCCGCCCAACGGCTTACGGGTGGAAAATTGCCCGAATAGTAAGAGCTGATCAGGACCTTACTAGGAAAGTTTCAGCTTGAACGATAGTCTTTAAGGCGTGAAAAAGGCAGTAGGAAAGCAAACTGGCAAAGGCTGGCACATCACACTCGGTGTGATTGTCGGCCTTCTCCTCATCGCAGGCATCGCCTATGGGTGGGATGTAGTTGCGAATCAGGGCAAGGTCCCGCGCGCGACGTCGGTTGGCGGCGTCGACATTTCCGGAATGGAGCGCACCGCAGCGGTTGAAAAGCTGGAGCGGGAGCTTGGCGACGTCGAGACCAAGCCTGTCTCGGTCACCTCTGGAGAAAAGTCATCCCAGCTGGTGCCGAATGAATCCGGCTTATTTTTGAACTATCAAAAGGCCGTGGACGGTATCCCTGATGCTTCCTATAATCCGTTTAGCCGCCTGTACAGCTTCGTGAAATCCACCAAGGAAATCCCGGTGACCGTGGACGTTGATGCAGCGGCTTTGGACAGCAATTTGGAACGGGTAAAGAAGGAACTTTCCTTCGAGCCGAAGGACGGCATGCTGGAGCTAAACAACGGCGGTCTGAAGGCAACTAAGCCGGTCCTTGGCCAGACCGTGGATGATGCGGATCTGAAGAAGTCGGTGAAGGAGAACTGGTTGGACCCAGCCGGCGTTGAGGTGGCTCCTGTTGTTGTGGAGCCGGCGATTAACGACGACGCGATTGAAGCAATGCGCACCGGTGACGTCGCGAAGGCTTTGGATAACCCGCTGACCTTGAACGGTGAGAACAATGTCTCCGGCACGCTGCACAAGGATGAGATCGCGCAGTTTGTTTCCATCGAGGCAAAAGACGGCAAGCTGGAACTGAAGGTGGATACCCCGAAGGCGCAGCAGTTGTTTGAAGAGCACATGGATGGCTCGCAGGTGCCAGGCCAGAATGCCAAGATTTCCTTCAGCGGCAGCAAGATGAACGTGACTCCTTCGGTCGATGGCTCGATTATCGACTGGGAGAAGACCATGAAGGATTTCGACAAGCGCGTTAAGGGCGACGAGCGCACCTGGGATGCGGACTACAAGCCGGATCCGGCGGAGTACACCACGGAAATGGCGGAGAAGGCAACCTTCAACGACACTGTTTCTGAGTTTTCTACCGGTGGCTTTTCGGGCGCTTCGGGTGAGAACATCCGCCGCGTGGCGGAGGAAGTAAACGGCGCTGTTGTCAGCCCGGGCGAGACTTTCTCTCTTAACGGCTACACCGGCCCGCGCGGTACTGCGCAGGGCTATGTGGAATCCGGCATCATTATTGATGGCCACTCCGGTACTGCAGTGGGCGGCGGCATCTCGCAGTTCGCCACCACGTTGTACAACGCTGCCTACTTCGCTGGCATGGAAGATGTGGCGCACACGCCGCACTCATACTACATCTCACGCTACCCGGCGGGCCGTGAGGCTACCGTGTACGAGGGTGCTATCGACCTGCAGTTTAAGAACACCACGAACACCCCGGTCCGCATTGAGACCAGCTTCGGTGGCGGCAAGATCACCGTCCGCTTCAAGGGCGTGAAGACCTACAACGTGGAGTCTGTCAACAACGGTCGCTGGGCCACTACCCAGCCAACCCGTATGTCGGTGGGTGAGGATTGCTCGCCGTCGTCAGGCGCGCCGGGCTTTACTACCTCGGATACCCGCATTATTAAGGACCTCTCCGGCCGCGAGATTTCGCGCGAAACCACCACCACGGTCTACGACCCGCAGCCCATCGTCTCCTGCGGTTAGGTCATGGCTCGGCCGATGCACACCGCGGTGAAGGACCCGGCGGACGTCGATCAGCTGGCCCAGCACCCGATTGCCTTTCGCCGCGTGGCCGGCCTTTTCGCAGCCCACCGCGGCACGC
Coding sequences:
- a CDS encoding universal stress protein produces the protein MSNGETMLIAYDGSTRAARAMEHAARLLRPRHVEILTAWEPMARQAARAVSRTGMHQSTVAPEAVEDDPAYEEALRICRQGVEVAENLGLSGRAHLVESVTTIASAIVDAAQELDVDIIVTGTRALSGFRGWWTNSTAEHIVRNAGLPVFIVPPELDDDAEEEDS
- a CDS encoding glycoside hydrolase family 3 N-terminal domain-containing protein, producing the protein MELSPSPMFSARTAATAVLTLGLGFGLASCDSEQPESTQEPAASSSAPGAASASAAPSTTPSEEVPVPVDRRQLAASVLMPPAVNYDDALAKLQAGAGGIFIPSWADPALLSEPGRDINALRAAVGRDFQVSIDFEGGRVQRFSEILGEHPAPAQMAAEHSPEEVEQMGAEIGRVLKEHGINVDFAPVLDVDGGELEVVGDRSFSTDPKQAGEYGAAFARGLESAGVKAVFKHFPGHGRASGDTHLGEAVTPPLEELYGHEFVPFQEAIPAAPAAGLMMGHLVVPGLGDGQTPASINPAAYQLAREQLHYGGPIYTDDIGGMASIADTMNVPQAVVAALASGADMPLWSTDAEFPAAVDAVAAALDDGTLTDVQLQASAQRLTGGKLPE
- a CDS encoding VanW family protein, whose amino-acid sequence is MKKAVGKQTGKGWHITLGVIVGLLLIAGIAYGWDVVANQGKVPRATSVGGVDISGMERTAAVEKLERELGDVETKPVSVTSGEKSSQLVPNESGLFLNYQKAVDGIPDASYNPFSRLYSFVKSTKEIPVTVDVDAAALDSNLERVKKELSFEPKDGMLELNNGGLKATKPVLGQTVDDADLKKSVKENWLDPAGVEVAPVVVEPAINDDAIEAMRTGDVAKALDNPLTLNGENNVSGTLHKDEIAQFVSIEAKDGKLELKVDTPKAQQLFEEHMDGSQVPGQNAKISFSGSKMNVTPSVDGSIIDWEKTMKDFDKRVKGDERTWDADYKPDPAEYTTEMAEKATFNDTVSEFSTGGFSGASGENIRRVAEEVNGAVVSPGETFSLNGYTGPRGTAQGYVESGIIIDGHSGTAVGGGISQFATTLYNAAYFAGMEDVAHTPHSYYISRYPAGREATVYEGAIDLQFKNTTNTPVRIETSFGGGKITVRFKGVKTYNVESVNNGRWATTQPTRMSVGEDCSPSSGAPGFTTSDTRIIKDLSGREISRETTTTVYDPQPIVSCG